The proteins below come from a single Eucalyptus grandis isolate ANBG69807.140 chromosome 3, ASM1654582v1, whole genome shotgun sequence genomic window:
- the LOC104439496 gene encoding disease resistance protein RUN1 isoform X8 gives MLEEEVDELFRTHAFRGRPAPFDLATLSKNLVSTIGRLPLTVEVVGSYLYSKSKEVWEQTLNELRKVPEPQVQQKLMVIIKALPDKQRQIFLDIACFFIGEDKSVAYYLWSDRDSTSRLVLEDLVNSSIVKIENDKLWMHDQLRDLGRDIVIEEHLKLGKRSRLWSHEQAQVVLVNKKATESVQGVLLKFGSGSQYSFGPAHFARTSNIRFLRLDQANLEGNFERRLSSLRWLHWQGCPRHLLAEKLDLTELVVLDLSWSKVSDKWNGWNEIKKAKKLRVLNLTGCYDMIRTPDLSHYKCLERLNLERCIRLVEIGSSIKSLESLVLLNLRFCTELNKLPEELGSLKSLEEILIDGTAVQEIPTSISPMQNLRRFSACNCLSLIRLPNSISHVKSLRVFTLNGTKITKLPLSAELEKLQHLSINHCRSILKLPTSLGSLASLIELDLSSTGIVELPNTVNKLYLLRVLKIDFTFVRELPCAIWKLKSLEELHASRCRSLAGEIPRDIEELSRLRVLRLGYSRIRGLPDSISTLPNLQTLDLLHCDKLHRVPKLPSTLISLSVSSKLMYTIPDISRLVKLAELFLADGSQELVLPDQSQIEAKGHTYLKLGSLSELKILQLSMLKIQLLPVGLDRLSKLTKLSLCCIHLKKLPQLPLGLFTLSLRQYKSQTRLPDLSYLELLSEFELFDCAVTEVAGLREFKSLRIFRISHCNLQQLDELENLIFLASLNVSYCQSLERLPNLSKLKKLKDIKIKGCPKIQDIKSVEHLHSFKKPRGAIIEAESSSEKSAGFCTSILKFLWGASVIFKILIQSTFDKLG, from the exons ATGCTAGAAGAGGAAGTCGATGAACTATTCCGCACTCATGCCTTCAGGGGGAGACCTGCTCCATTTGACTTAGCTACTCTGTCCAAAAATTTAGTATCGACTATTGGCCGGCTTCCTTTGACTGTTGAGGTTGTTGGGtcatatttatattctaaaaGCAAGGAGGTGTGGGAGCAGACATTAAATGAATTGAGAAAAGTACCTGAGCCACAAGTTCAACAGAAATTGATGGTAATAATCAAAGCATTACCTGACAAGCAAAGACAGATATTTCTGGACATTGCTTGTTTCTTCATTGGAGAGGACAAAAGTGTTGCATACTACCTGTGGTCTGACCGTGATTCCACAAGCAGATTGGTATTAGAAGACCTCGTCAATTCGTCTATTGTTAAGATTGAGAACGATAAgttatggatgcatgatcaacttcGAGACCTAGGTAGGGATATTGTCATAGAGGAACATCTTAAACTTGGAAAGCGCAGTAGATTGTGGAGTCACGAGCAAGCCCAAGTTGTGTTGGTGAATAAAAAA GCAACGGAAAGTGTTCAAGGAGTTCTTCTCAAATTTGGTAGTGGGTCACAATACAGTTTTGGACCAGCACATTTCGCGAGGACGTCAAACATAAGATTCCTTCGATTGGATCAGGCGAACCTCGAAGGAAATTTTGAGCGGCGTCTGTCAAGTTTAAGATGGCTCCATTGGCAAGGTTGTCCTCGGCATCTTCTTGCTGAAAAATTGGATTTGACGGAGTTGGTTGTTCTAGATCTTTCCTGGAGCAAGGTCAGTGACAAATGGAACGGTTGGAATGAAATCAAG AAAGCcaagaaattgagagttttGAACCTCACTGGCTGTTATGATATGATAAGAACTCCAGACTTATCTCATTACAAATGTTTAGAGagattgaatcttgaaaggtGCATTCGATTGGTTGAAATCGGTTCATCAATAAAAAGTCTGGAGAGCTTGGTTTTGCTGAACTTGAGGTTTTGCACTGAACTCAATAAGTTGCCTGAAGAGCTGGGTTCCCTCAAATCCTTGGAAGAGATTCTTATAGATGGAACTGCTGTTCAAGAAATTCCTACCTCCATCAGTCCTATGCAAAATCTTAGAAGATTCAGTGCCTGCAACTGTCTTTCATTGATCCGGCTGCCCAATTCAATTAGTCATGTGAAATCTCTTAGAGTCTTCACACTAAATGGTACCAAAATAACTAAACTTCCCCTGTCTGCAGAGTTAGAAAAGCTACAGCACTTGTCAATAAATCATTGTAGGTCAATATTGAAGTTACCAACGTCCTTGGGGAGTTTAGCTTCATTGATCGAACTTGATTTATCAAGCACTGGAATTGTCGAATTACCTAATACTGTCAATAAGTTATATCTTTTAAGAGTGctcaaaattgattttacttTTGTACGAGAGCTGCCTTGTGCTATATGGAAGTTGAAGAGCCTTGAAGAGCTGCATGCTTCAAGATGTCGGAGTTTAGCTGGGGAAATTCCTAGAGATATTGAGGAGCTTTCGAGATTGAGGGTCTTGAGGCTTGGATACTCTCGGATTCGTGGTCTACCAGATAGCATTTCTACACTTCCCAATCTGCAAACGCTTGATCTGCTTCATTGTGACAAGCTCCATAGAGTGCCCAAGCTTCCTTCCACTTTAATAAGCCTATCTGTCAGTTCTAAATTGATGTATACAATCCCAGACATCAGTAGGCTGGTTAAGTTGGCAGAGTTATTCTTGGCTGATGGATCCCAGGAACTGGTGTTACCTGACCAAAGTCAAATTGAGGCAAAAGGACACACTTATTTAAAGCTCGGGAGTTTGTCAGAGCTAAAGATATTGCAGCTATCTATGTTAAAGATCCAACTACTACCTGTTGGGTTGGATCGCCTTTCTAAGCTCACAAAGCTCTCCCTTTGCTGCATTCACTTGAAAAAGCTACCGCAGCTTCCTCTGGGTTTATTCACCCTCTCACTTCGCCAGTACAAATCGCAGACGAGATTGCCAGATCTTTCGTATTTGGAGCTCCTGTCAGAATTTGAGCTTTTCGACTGTGCTGTAACAGAAGTTGCAGGCCTCAGGGAGTTCAAATCCTTGCGAATTTTCAGAATATCTCACTGCAACCTGCAACAGCTGGATGAGCTGGAGAACTTGATATTTTTAGCATCATTGAATGTTTCGTATTGTCAAAGCCTTGAGAGACTTCCCAATCTATCAAAACTGAAGAAGCTGAAAGATATTAAAATTAAGGGCTGTCCGAAGATTCAGGATATTAAAAGCGTGGAACACCTGCATTCCTTCAAGAAGCCAAGGGGTGCCATAATTGAGGCAGAAAGCTCATCTGAG AAAAGCGCTGGCTTCTGTACTAgtatcttaaaatttttatgggGTGCTTCCGTAATATTCAAGATCTTAATCCAAAGTACTTTTGATAAATTGGGATGA
- the LOC104439496 gene encoding disease resistance protein RUN1 isoform X5, producing MLEEEVDELFRTHAFRGRPAPFDLATLSKNLVSTIGRLPLTVEVVGSYLYSKSKEVWEQTLNELRKVPEPQVQQKLMVIIKALPDKQRQIFLDIACFFIGEDKSVAYYLWSDRDSTSRLVLEDLVNSSIVKIENDKLWMHDQLRDLGRDIVIEEHLKLGKRSRLWSHEQAQVVLVNKKATESVQGVLLKFGSGSQYSFGPAHFARTSNIRFLRLDQANLEGNFERRLSSLRWLHWQGCPRHLLAEKLDLTELVVLDLSWSKVSDKWNGWNEIKKAKKLRVLNLTGCYDMIRTPDLSHYKCLERLNLERCIRLVEIGSSIKSLESLVLLNLRFCTELNKLPEELGSLKSLEEILIDGTAVQEIPTSISPMQNLRRFSACNCLSLIRLPNSISHVKSLRVFTLNGTKITKLPLSAELEKLQHLSINHCRSILKLPTSLGSLASLIELDLSSTGIVELPNTVNKLYLLRVLKIDFTFVRELPCAIWKLKSLEELHASRCRSLAGEIPRDIEELSRLRVLRLGYSRIRGLPDSISTLPNLQTLDLLHCDKLHRVPKLPSTLISLSVSSKLMYTIPDISRLVKLAELFLADGSQELVLPDQSQIEAKGHTYLKLGSLSELKILQLSMLKIQLLPVGLDRLSKLTKLSLCCIHLKKLPQLPLGLFTLSLRQYKSQTRLPDLSYLELLSEFELFDCAVTEVAGLREFKSLRIFRISHCNLQQLDELENLIFLASLNVSYCQSLERLPNLSKLKKLKDIKIKGCPKIQDIKSVEHLHSFKKPRGAIIEAESSSEVEFSKLANTRHSSIQGVKCKDKGSSATWHRVKAVASKFSCQMISRTKPTHSFPH from the exons ATGCTAGAAGAGGAAGTCGATGAACTATTCCGCACTCATGCCTTCAGGGGGAGACCTGCTCCATTTGACTTAGCTACTCTGTCCAAAAATTTAGTATCGACTATTGGCCGGCTTCCTTTGACTGTTGAGGTTGTTGGGtcatatttatattctaaaaGCAAGGAGGTGTGGGAGCAGACATTAAATGAATTGAGAAAAGTACCTGAGCCACAAGTTCAACAGAAATTGATGGTAATAATCAAAGCATTACCTGACAAGCAAAGACAGATATTTCTGGACATTGCTTGTTTCTTCATTGGAGAGGACAAAAGTGTTGCATACTACCTGTGGTCTGACCGTGATTCCACAAGCAGATTGGTATTAGAAGACCTCGTCAATTCGTCTATTGTTAAGATTGAGAACGATAAgttatggatgcatgatcaacttcGAGACCTAGGTAGGGATATTGTCATAGAGGAACATCTTAAACTTGGAAAGCGCAGTAGATTGTGGAGTCACGAGCAAGCCCAAGTTGTGTTGGTGAATAAAAAA GCAACGGAAAGTGTTCAAGGAGTTCTTCTCAAATTTGGTAGTGGGTCACAATACAGTTTTGGACCAGCACATTTCGCGAGGACGTCAAACATAAGATTCCTTCGATTGGATCAGGCGAACCTCGAAGGAAATTTTGAGCGGCGTCTGTCAAGTTTAAGATGGCTCCATTGGCAAGGTTGTCCTCGGCATCTTCTTGCTGAAAAATTGGATTTGACGGAGTTGGTTGTTCTAGATCTTTCCTGGAGCAAGGTCAGTGACAAATGGAACGGTTGGAATGAAATCAAG AAAGCcaagaaattgagagttttGAACCTCACTGGCTGTTATGATATGATAAGAACTCCAGACTTATCTCATTACAAATGTTTAGAGagattgaatcttgaaaggtGCATTCGATTGGTTGAAATCGGTTCATCAATAAAAAGTCTGGAGAGCTTGGTTTTGCTGAACTTGAGGTTTTGCACTGAACTCAATAAGTTGCCTGAAGAGCTGGGTTCCCTCAAATCCTTGGAAGAGATTCTTATAGATGGAACTGCTGTTCAAGAAATTCCTACCTCCATCAGTCCTATGCAAAATCTTAGAAGATTCAGTGCCTGCAACTGTCTTTCATTGATCCGGCTGCCCAATTCAATTAGTCATGTGAAATCTCTTAGAGTCTTCACACTAAATGGTACCAAAATAACTAAACTTCCCCTGTCTGCAGAGTTAGAAAAGCTACAGCACTTGTCAATAAATCATTGTAGGTCAATATTGAAGTTACCAACGTCCTTGGGGAGTTTAGCTTCATTGATCGAACTTGATTTATCAAGCACTGGAATTGTCGAATTACCTAATACTGTCAATAAGTTATATCTTTTAAGAGTGctcaaaattgattttacttTTGTACGAGAGCTGCCTTGTGCTATATGGAAGTTGAAGAGCCTTGAAGAGCTGCATGCTTCAAGATGTCGGAGTTTAGCTGGGGAAATTCCTAGAGATATTGAGGAGCTTTCGAGATTGAGGGTCTTGAGGCTTGGATACTCTCGGATTCGTGGTCTACCAGATAGCATTTCTACACTTCCCAATCTGCAAACGCTTGATCTGCTTCATTGTGACAAGCTCCATAGAGTGCCCAAGCTTCCTTCCACTTTAATAAGCCTATCTGTCAGTTCTAAATTGATGTATACAATCCCAGACATCAGTAGGCTGGTTAAGTTGGCAGAGTTATTCTTGGCTGATGGATCCCAGGAACTGGTGTTACCTGACCAAAGTCAAATTGAGGCAAAAGGACACACTTATTTAAAGCTCGGGAGTTTGTCAGAGCTAAAGATATTGCAGCTATCTATGTTAAAGATCCAACTACTACCTGTTGGGTTGGATCGCCTTTCTAAGCTCACAAAGCTCTCCCTTTGCTGCATTCACTTGAAAAAGCTACCGCAGCTTCCTCTGGGTTTATTCACCCTCTCACTTCGCCAGTACAAATCGCAGACGAGATTGCCAGATCTTTCGTATTTGGAGCTCCTGTCAGAATTTGAGCTTTTCGACTGTGCTGTAACAGAAGTTGCAGGCCTCAGGGAGTTCAAATCCTTGCGAATTTTCAGAATATCTCACTGCAACCTGCAACAGCTGGATGAGCTGGAGAACTTGATATTTTTAGCATCATTGAATGTTTCGTATTGTCAAAGCCTTGAGAGACTTCCCAATCTATCAAAACTGAAGAAGCTGAAAGATATTAAAATTAAGGGCTGTCCGAAGATTCAGGATATTAAAAGCGTGGAACACCTGCATTCCTTCAAGAAGCCAAGGGGTGCCATAATTGAGGCAGAAAGCTCATCTGAG GTGGAGTTTAGCAAACTAGCTAATACCAGACATTCTTCCATTCAGGGTGTCAAATGCAAGGATAAAG GTTCATCCGCCACGTGGCATAGAGTGAAG GCTGTTGCTTCCAAATTCAGCTGTCAGATGATTTCCAGAACCAAGCCAACACACTCTTTTCCACATTAA
- the LOC104439496 gene encoding disease resistance protein RUN1 isoform X7, which produces MLEEEVDELFRTHAFRGRPAPFDLATLSKNLVSTIGRLPLTVEVVGSYLYSKSKEVWEQTLNELRKVPEPQVQQKLMVIIKALPDKQRQIFLDIACFFIGEDKSVAYYLWSDRDSTSRLVLEDLVNSSIVKIENDKLWMHDQLRDLGRDIVIEEHLKLGKRSRLWSHEQAQVVLVNKKATESVQGVLLKFGSGSQYSFGPAHFARTSNIRFLRLDQANLEGNFERRLSSLRWLHWQGCPRHLLAEKLDLTELVVLDLSWSKVSDKWNGWNEIKKAKKLRVLNLTGCYDMIRTPDLSHYKCLERLNLERCIRLVEIGSSIKSLESLVLLNLRFCTELNKLPEELGSLKSLEEILIDGTAVQEIPTSISPMQNLRRFSACNCLSLIRLPNSISHVKSLRVFTLNGTKITKLPLSAELEKLQHLSINHCRSILKLPTSLGSLASLIELDLSSTGIVELPNTVNKLYLLRVLKIDFTFVRELPCAIWKLKSLEELHASRCRSLAGEIPRDIEELSRLRVLRLGYSRIRGLPDSISTLPNLQTLDLLHCDKLHRVPKLPSTLISLSVSSKLMYTIPDISRLVKLAELFLADGSQELVLPDQSQIEAKGHTYLKLGSLSELKILQLSMLKIQLLPVGLDRLSKLTKLSLCCIHLKKLPQLPLGLFTLSLRQYKSQTRLPDLSYLELLSEFELFDCAVTEVAGLREFKSLRIFRISHCNLQQLDELENLIFLASLNVSYCQSLERLPNLSKLKKLKDIKIKGCPKIQDIKSVEHLHSFKKPRGAIIEAESSSEVEFSKLANTRHSSIQGVKCKDKGCCFQIQLSDDFQNQANTLFSTLIKLKC; this is translated from the exons ATGCTAGAAGAGGAAGTCGATGAACTATTCCGCACTCATGCCTTCAGGGGGAGACCTGCTCCATTTGACTTAGCTACTCTGTCCAAAAATTTAGTATCGACTATTGGCCGGCTTCCTTTGACTGTTGAGGTTGTTGGGtcatatttatattctaaaaGCAAGGAGGTGTGGGAGCAGACATTAAATGAATTGAGAAAAGTACCTGAGCCACAAGTTCAACAGAAATTGATGGTAATAATCAAAGCATTACCTGACAAGCAAAGACAGATATTTCTGGACATTGCTTGTTTCTTCATTGGAGAGGACAAAAGTGTTGCATACTACCTGTGGTCTGACCGTGATTCCACAAGCAGATTGGTATTAGAAGACCTCGTCAATTCGTCTATTGTTAAGATTGAGAACGATAAgttatggatgcatgatcaacttcGAGACCTAGGTAGGGATATTGTCATAGAGGAACATCTTAAACTTGGAAAGCGCAGTAGATTGTGGAGTCACGAGCAAGCCCAAGTTGTGTTGGTGAATAAAAAA GCAACGGAAAGTGTTCAAGGAGTTCTTCTCAAATTTGGTAGTGGGTCACAATACAGTTTTGGACCAGCACATTTCGCGAGGACGTCAAACATAAGATTCCTTCGATTGGATCAGGCGAACCTCGAAGGAAATTTTGAGCGGCGTCTGTCAAGTTTAAGATGGCTCCATTGGCAAGGTTGTCCTCGGCATCTTCTTGCTGAAAAATTGGATTTGACGGAGTTGGTTGTTCTAGATCTTTCCTGGAGCAAGGTCAGTGACAAATGGAACGGTTGGAATGAAATCAAG AAAGCcaagaaattgagagttttGAACCTCACTGGCTGTTATGATATGATAAGAACTCCAGACTTATCTCATTACAAATGTTTAGAGagattgaatcttgaaaggtGCATTCGATTGGTTGAAATCGGTTCATCAATAAAAAGTCTGGAGAGCTTGGTTTTGCTGAACTTGAGGTTTTGCACTGAACTCAATAAGTTGCCTGAAGAGCTGGGTTCCCTCAAATCCTTGGAAGAGATTCTTATAGATGGAACTGCTGTTCAAGAAATTCCTACCTCCATCAGTCCTATGCAAAATCTTAGAAGATTCAGTGCCTGCAACTGTCTTTCATTGATCCGGCTGCCCAATTCAATTAGTCATGTGAAATCTCTTAGAGTCTTCACACTAAATGGTACCAAAATAACTAAACTTCCCCTGTCTGCAGAGTTAGAAAAGCTACAGCACTTGTCAATAAATCATTGTAGGTCAATATTGAAGTTACCAACGTCCTTGGGGAGTTTAGCTTCATTGATCGAACTTGATTTATCAAGCACTGGAATTGTCGAATTACCTAATACTGTCAATAAGTTATATCTTTTAAGAGTGctcaaaattgattttacttTTGTACGAGAGCTGCCTTGTGCTATATGGAAGTTGAAGAGCCTTGAAGAGCTGCATGCTTCAAGATGTCGGAGTTTAGCTGGGGAAATTCCTAGAGATATTGAGGAGCTTTCGAGATTGAGGGTCTTGAGGCTTGGATACTCTCGGATTCGTGGTCTACCAGATAGCATTTCTACACTTCCCAATCTGCAAACGCTTGATCTGCTTCATTGTGACAAGCTCCATAGAGTGCCCAAGCTTCCTTCCACTTTAATAAGCCTATCTGTCAGTTCTAAATTGATGTATACAATCCCAGACATCAGTAGGCTGGTTAAGTTGGCAGAGTTATTCTTGGCTGATGGATCCCAGGAACTGGTGTTACCTGACCAAAGTCAAATTGAGGCAAAAGGACACACTTATTTAAAGCTCGGGAGTTTGTCAGAGCTAAAGATATTGCAGCTATCTATGTTAAAGATCCAACTACTACCTGTTGGGTTGGATCGCCTTTCTAAGCTCACAAAGCTCTCCCTTTGCTGCATTCACTTGAAAAAGCTACCGCAGCTTCCTCTGGGTTTATTCACCCTCTCACTTCGCCAGTACAAATCGCAGACGAGATTGCCAGATCTTTCGTATTTGGAGCTCCTGTCAGAATTTGAGCTTTTCGACTGTGCTGTAACAGAAGTTGCAGGCCTCAGGGAGTTCAAATCCTTGCGAATTTTCAGAATATCTCACTGCAACCTGCAACAGCTGGATGAGCTGGAGAACTTGATATTTTTAGCATCATTGAATGTTTCGTATTGTCAAAGCCTTGAGAGACTTCCCAATCTATCAAAACTGAAGAAGCTGAAAGATATTAAAATTAAGGGCTGTCCGAAGATTCAGGATATTAAAAGCGTGGAACACCTGCATTCCTTCAAGAAGCCAAGGGGTGCCATAATTGAGGCAGAAAGCTCATCTGAG GTGGAGTTTAGCAAACTAGCTAATACCAGACATTCTTCCATTCAGGGTGTCAAATGCAAGGATAAAG GCTGTTGCTTCCAAATTCAGCTGTCAGATGATTTCCAGAACCAAGCCAACACACTCTTTTCCACATTAATCAAACTTAAGTGTTGA
- the LOC104439496 gene encoding disease resistance protein RUN1 isoform X6 encodes MLEEEVDELFRTHAFRGRPAPFDLATLSKNLVSTIGRLPLTVEVVGSYLYSKSKEVWEQTLNELRKVPEPQVQQKLMVIIKALPDKQRQIFLDIACFFIGEDKSVAYYLWSDRDSTSRLVLEDLVNSSIVKIENDKLWMHDQLRDLGRDIVIEEHLKLGKRSRLWSHEQAQVVLVNKKATESVQGVLLKFGSGSQYSFGPAHFARTSNIRFLRLDQANLEGNFERRLSSLRWLHWQGCPRHLLAEKLDLTELVVLDLSWSKVSDKWNGWNEIKKAKKLRVLNLTGCYDMIRTPDLSHYKCLERLNLERCIRLVEIGSSIKSLESLVLLNLRFCTELNKLPEELGSLKSLEEILIDGTAVQEIPTSISPMQNLRRFSACNCLSLIRLPNSISHVKSLRVFTLNGTKITKLPLSAELEKLQHLSINHCRSILKLPTSLGSLASLIELDLSSTGIVELPNTVNKLYLLRVLKIDFTFVRELPCAIWKLKSLEELHASRCRSLAGEIPRDIEELSRLRVLRLGYSRIRGLPDSISTLPNLQTLDLLHCDKLHRVPKLPSTLISLSVSSKLMYTIPDISRLVKLAELFLADGSQELVLPDQSQIEAKGHTYLKLGSLSELKILQLSMLKIQLLPVGLDRLSKLTKLSLCCIHLKKLPQLPLGLFTLSLRQYKSQTRLPDLSYLELLSEFELFDCAVTEVAGLREFKSLRIFRISHCNLQQLDELENLIFLASLNVSYCQSLERLPNLSKLKKLKDIKIKGCPKIQDIKSVEHLHSFKKPRGAIIEAESSSEVLSQVEFSKLANTRHSSIQGVKCKDKGCCFQIQLSDDFQNQANTLFSTLIKLKC; translated from the exons ATGCTAGAAGAGGAAGTCGATGAACTATTCCGCACTCATGCCTTCAGGGGGAGACCTGCTCCATTTGACTTAGCTACTCTGTCCAAAAATTTAGTATCGACTATTGGCCGGCTTCCTTTGACTGTTGAGGTTGTTGGGtcatatttatattctaaaaGCAAGGAGGTGTGGGAGCAGACATTAAATGAATTGAGAAAAGTACCTGAGCCACAAGTTCAACAGAAATTGATGGTAATAATCAAAGCATTACCTGACAAGCAAAGACAGATATTTCTGGACATTGCTTGTTTCTTCATTGGAGAGGACAAAAGTGTTGCATACTACCTGTGGTCTGACCGTGATTCCACAAGCAGATTGGTATTAGAAGACCTCGTCAATTCGTCTATTGTTAAGATTGAGAACGATAAgttatggatgcatgatcaacttcGAGACCTAGGTAGGGATATTGTCATAGAGGAACATCTTAAACTTGGAAAGCGCAGTAGATTGTGGAGTCACGAGCAAGCCCAAGTTGTGTTGGTGAATAAAAAA GCAACGGAAAGTGTTCAAGGAGTTCTTCTCAAATTTGGTAGTGGGTCACAATACAGTTTTGGACCAGCACATTTCGCGAGGACGTCAAACATAAGATTCCTTCGATTGGATCAGGCGAACCTCGAAGGAAATTTTGAGCGGCGTCTGTCAAGTTTAAGATGGCTCCATTGGCAAGGTTGTCCTCGGCATCTTCTTGCTGAAAAATTGGATTTGACGGAGTTGGTTGTTCTAGATCTTTCCTGGAGCAAGGTCAGTGACAAATGGAACGGTTGGAATGAAATCAAG AAAGCcaagaaattgagagttttGAACCTCACTGGCTGTTATGATATGATAAGAACTCCAGACTTATCTCATTACAAATGTTTAGAGagattgaatcttgaaaggtGCATTCGATTGGTTGAAATCGGTTCATCAATAAAAAGTCTGGAGAGCTTGGTTTTGCTGAACTTGAGGTTTTGCACTGAACTCAATAAGTTGCCTGAAGAGCTGGGTTCCCTCAAATCCTTGGAAGAGATTCTTATAGATGGAACTGCTGTTCAAGAAATTCCTACCTCCATCAGTCCTATGCAAAATCTTAGAAGATTCAGTGCCTGCAACTGTCTTTCATTGATCCGGCTGCCCAATTCAATTAGTCATGTGAAATCTCTTAGAGTCTTCACACTAAATGGTACCAAAATAACTAAACTTCCCCTGTCTGCAGAGTTAGAAAAGCTACAGCACTTGTCAATAAATCATTGTAGGTCAATATTGAAGTTACCAACGTCCTTGGGGAGTTTAGCTTCATTGATCGAACTTGATTTATCAAGCACTGGAATTGTCGAATTACCTAATACTGTCAATAAGTTATATCTTTTAAGAGTGctcaaaattgattttacttTTGTACGAGAGCTGCCTTGTGCTATATGGAAGTTGAAGAGCCTTGAAGAGCTGCATGCTTCAAGATGTCGGAGTTTAGCTGGGGAAATTCCTAGAGATATTGAGGAGCTTTCGAGATTGAGGGTCTTGAGGCTTGGATACTCTCGGATTCGTGGTCTACCAGATAGCATTTCTACACTTCCCAATCTGCAAACGCTTGATCTGCTTCATTGTGACAAGCTCCATAGAGTGCCCAAGCTTCCTTCCACTTTAATAAGCCTATCTGTCAGTTCTAAATTGATGTATACAATCCCAGACATCAGTAGGCTGGTTAAGTTGGCAGAGTTATTCTTGGCTGATGGATCCCAGGAACTGGTGTTACCTGACCAAAGTCAAATTGAGGCAAAAGGACACACTTATTTAAAGCTCGGGAGTTTGTCAGAGCTAAAGATATTGCAGCTATCTATGTTAAAGATCCAACTACTACCTGTTGGGTTGGATCGCCTTTCTAAGCTCACAAAGCTCTCCCTTTGCTGCATTCACTTGAAAAAGCTACCGCAGCTTCCTCTGGGTTTATTCACCCTCTCACTTCGCCAGTACAAATCGCAGACGAGATTGCCAGATCTTTCGTATTTGGAGCTCCTGTCAGAATTTGAGCTTTTCGACTGTGCTGTAACAGAAGTTGCAGGCCTCAGGGAGTTCAAATCCTTGCGAATTTTCAGAATATCTCACTGCAACCTGCAACAGCTGGATGAGCTGGAGAACTTGATATTTTTAGCATCATTGAATGTTTCGTATTGTCAAAGCCTTGAGAGACTTCCCAATCTATCAAAACTGAAGAAGCTGAAAGATATTAAAATTAAGGGCTGTCCGAAGATTCAGGATATTAAAAGCGTGGAACACCTGCATTCCTTCAAGAAGCCAAGGGGTGCCATAATTGAGGCAGAAAGCTCATCTGAG GTTTTGTCACAGGTGGAGTTTAGCAAACTAGCTAATACCAGACATTCTTCCATTCAGGGTGTCAAATGCAAGGATAAAG GCTGTTGCTTCCAAATTCAGCTGTCAGATGATTTCCAGAACCAAGCCAACACACTCTTTTCCACATTAATCAAACTTAAGTGTTGA